The Fulvivirga ligni genome window below encodes:
- the clpB gene encoding ATP-dependent chaperone ClpB produces MNFDKYTIKSQEVLQKAAEIATGGGQQAIEPGHLMKAILMTDENVISFLIKKLNVNQLHLDNKLDEIINGYPKVSGQQPYLSNDSATALQKAEKELKEFKDEYIAVEHVLLGLLAGKDKVATLLKDVGFEHKSLVAGIKELRGGDSVKDPNAESKYRSLERYSINLIEQAKAGKIDPVIGRDEEIRRVLQILSRRTKNNPILLGEPGVGKTAIVEGMAQRIVDGDVPENLKDKILISLDMGLLVAGAKYKGEFEERLKAVIKEVTDSNGQIILFIDEIHTLIGAGGGEGAMDAANLLKPALARGELHAIGATTLKEYQKYVEKDKALERRFQSVMVNEPSAQDAISILRGIKDKYEIHHGVRIKDDAVIAAVELSSRYISDRHLPDKAIDLMDEAASKLRLEMDSLPEELDELNRKIMQLEIEREAIRREKDKDKERLLTKDIADLTETRNDLKARWENEKAVVQGIRDQKEAIDRLKFEAEQAEKSGDFGLVAEIRYGKLVEAQKTLEENQQAMAEMSGDGLMKEEVDSEDIAEVVARWTGIPVSKMLQSEREKLLHLEQELGRRVAGQEEAIQALSDAVRRSRAGLQDPKRPIGSFIFLGTTGVGKTELSKALAEYLFNDENAMVRIDMSEYQERHAVSRLVGAPPGYVGYDEGGQLTEAVRRKPYSVILLDEIEKAHPDVFNILLQVLDDGRLTDNKGRVANFKNTIIIMTTNIGSGIIQDNFERLDDDNLEEVIDTTKHQVFELLKKSVRPEFLNRVDETIMFRPLSRTDIRKIVDIQFKIIKKRLEESGVKLEVSDKVLDHLAEAGFDPQFGARPLKRVIQREILNELSKEILAGKINKDAIVGVNLNEANTIEFINLDEVRV; encoded by the coding sequence ATGAATTTTGATAAATACACCATAAAATCTCAAGAAGTACTGCAAAAAGCAGCAGAGATAGCCACTGGTGGTGGCCAGCAGGCCATAGAGCCTGGTCACCTCATGAAGGCTATTCTTATGACGGATGAAAACGTTATTTCTTTTTTGATAAAGAAGTTAAATGTCAACCAACTGCACCTTGATAATAAGTTGGATGAAATTATAAATGGCTACCCAAAAGTAAGCGGTCAGCAACCTTATTTATCTAATGATTCAGCCACGGCATTACAAAAGGCAGAAAAAGAGCTGAAAGAATTTAAAGATGAATACATTGCTGTAGAGCATGTGCTTTTAGGGTTGCTTGCGGGTAAGGATAAAGTGGCTACTTTATTAAAAGATGTGGGCTTTGAGCATAAATCTTTGGTAGCAGGTATTAAAGAATTAAGAGGAGGAGATTCAGTGAAAGATCCAAATGCAGAATCAAAATACAGATCATTAGAAAGGTATTCTATAAATCTGATAGAGCAGGCTAAGGCCGGTAAAATAGATCCGGTTATTGGTAGAGATGAAGAGATTAGAAGGGTGTTGCAAATCCTTTCCAGAAGGACCAAAAATAACCCTATTCTATTAGGTGAGCCGGGTGTGGGTAAAACAGCCATAGTAGAAGGCATGGCCCAGAGAATTGTAGACGGTGACGTGCCGGAAAACCTTAAAGATAAAATATTGATCTCGCTGGATATGGGGCTGCTGGTGGCAGGAGCTAAATATAAAGGTGAGTTTGAAGAGCGTTTAAAAGCCGTAATTAAGGAAGTGACTGACTCTAACGGGCAGATTATACTGTTTATAGATGAGATACATACCTTGATAGGTGCTGGAGGTGGTGAAGGAGCTATGGATGCTGCTAACTTACTGAAGCCAGCCTTGGCCAGAGGCGAACTTCATGCTATTGGAGCCACTACTTTGAAGGAGTACCAAAAGTATGTGGAAAAAGATAAAGCACTAGAGCGCAGGTTTCAGTCAGTAATGGTGAATGAACCATCAGCTCAAGATGCTATTTCAATTTTGCGTGGGATCAAAGATAAGTACGAGATCCACCACGGGGTGCGCATAAAAGACGATGCAGTAATTGCCGCAGTGGAGCTTTCCAGCAGGTATATTTCAGATAGGCACTTGCCAGATAAGGCTATTGACTTAATGGATGAGGCCGCTTCGAAGCTAAGATTAGAGATGGATTCTTTGCCTGAAGAGCTCGATGAGTTGAATAGAAAGATTATGCAGCTTGAAATTGAGCGTGAAGCGATTAGAAGAGAGAAGGATAAAGATAAGGAGCGCCTTTTAACTAAGGACATAGCCGATCTTACTGAAACCAGAAACGACTTGAAAGCCCGTTGGGAAAATGAGAAGGCAGTGGTTCAGGGTATTAGAGATCAAAAAGAAGCTATTGATCGATTGAAGTTTGAAGCCGAACAGGCTGAGAAGTCAGGTGATTTTGGTCTTGTTGCCGAGATCAGATATGGCAAGTTGGTAGAAGCCCAAAAGACGTTGGAGGAAAATCAGCAGGCAATGGCTGAGATGAGCGGAGATGGCTTGATGAAGGAGGAGGTTGATAGTGAGGATATTGCAGAGGTCGTAGCCAGATGGACAGGTATCCCAGTCTCTAAAATGCTGCAAAGTGAAAGAGAGAAGCTGCTTCACCTGGAGCAAGAACTTGGTAGGCGTGTTGCGGGCCAGGAGGAGGCTATCCAAGCACTTTCTGATGCTGTGAGAAGAAGTAGAGCGGGTCTGCAAGATCCAAAGAGGCCGATTGGTTCGTTTATATTCTTAGGCACCACTGGTGTAGGGAAAACAGAACTTAGCAAGGCGTTAGCTGAATATTTATTCAACGATGAAAACGCCATGGTAAGGATAGATATGTCAGAGTATCAAGAGAGGCACGCAGTGAGTAGATTGGTAGGAGCGCCTCCGGGCTATGTAGGGTATGATGAAGGTGGCCAGCTTACTGAGGCTGTAAGGAGAAAGCCTTACTCAGTAATATTGCTGGATGAGATTGAGAAAGCCCACCCTGACGTGTTTAACATTCTGTTGCAGGTGTTAGATGATGGTAGACTTACTGATAATAAAGGTCGTGTGGCCAATTTTAAGAATACGATCATTATCATGACTACTAACATAGGCTCAGGTATAATCCAGGATAATTTTGAAAGGCTGGATGATGATAACCTTGAAGAAGTAATTGATACCACCAAACATCAGGTGTTTGAGCTTCTGAAGAAGTCAGTTAGACCGGAGTTCCTGAACAGGGTAGATGAAACCATCATGTTCAGACCATTGTCTAGAACTGATATTAGAAAGATTGTAGATATACAATTTAAGATCATCAAAAAGCGTCTGGAGGAATCTGGTGTGAAACTTGAAGTATCTGATAAAGTGCTTGATCACCTGGCAGAGGCTGGTTTTGACCCTCAATTTGGGGCGAGACCACTTAAGCGAGTGATACAAAGAGAGATACTAAATGAGTTATCTAAAGAAATATTGGCTGGTAAGATCAATAAAGATGCTATTGTAGGCGTTAATCTTAATGAAGCCAATACAATTGAGTTCATTAACCTCGACGAAGTCAGGGTTTAA
- a CDS encoding tetratricopeptide repeat protein, translating into MKNLLLTGLFFLLLGNYSYAQLNLPADEALSKEAQSMYALFSDNFKTNNFKAARKPLSWMLSNTPDIHESIYINGIKLYQELAEKKQPATVFEDSVLTIYDLRIDHYDNDKELVDRKASAAYKYYRERSGKEKELFNIFEKTYELNGPEVGVNNLASYMDVVRRYHKITPLSDDEVLERYYRVMDAIDAKKGDVNEETLEKIRSIATKILLQIVPVDCAFIKEKLVPRIQNDQNMMKRVFSLSVSEGCTKEPFFFEVAKKYIEVDPNPLIFKILGDNEWTQGNKDEALKYYDKALANSETEEKKADILFHIAARQMQNGNKAAAKNYAEKALAQSAGYSKAYKLIGDLYYSSFNDCKKGESKVADRSIYWAAYDYYEKAGDSEAMKSAAQQFPTIEDIFNENLKEGGTYQVGCWINKSTVIRRNPN; encoded by the coding sequence ATGAAAAACCTTCTCCTAACCGGACTATTTTTCCTCTTATTAGGGAATTACTCCTACGCCCAACTTAACCTTCCTGCTGATGAAGCATTAAGTAAGGAAGCCCAAAGTATGTACGCCCTATTTTCAGACAACTTTAAAACCAACAACTTTAAAGCTGCCAGAAAACCACTATCCTGGATGCTCAGCAATACACCCGACATTCATGAAAGTATTTACATTAATGGTATAAAGCTTTATCAGGAGCTAGCTGAGAAAAAGCAGCCTGCTACGGTTTTTGAAGACTCTGTTCTTACCATTTATGACTTAAGAATAGATCATTATGACAATGACAAAGAACTGGTGGACAGAAAGGCTTCTGCGGCCTATAAATATTACAGAGAGCGCTCAGGAAAAGAAAAAGAGCTGTTTAATATTTTTGAAAAAACCTATGAACTAAACGGCCCCGAAGTAGGAGTAAATAACTTGGCCTCTTACATGGATGTAGTAAGAAGATACCACAAAATAACTCCTTTGTCAGATGATGAGGTGCTGGAGAGATATTATAGAGTAATGGATGCCATTGATGCCAAGAAGGGGGATGTCAATGAAGAAACACTTGAAAAGATAAGATCGATAGCCACGAAAATATTACTTCAGATTGTACCTGTAGACTGCGCGTTTATCAAAGAAAAGTTAGTACCAAGAATACAGAACGATCAGAATATGATGAAGAGGGTTTTTAGCCTATCGGTTTCTGAGGGCTGCACTAAAGAACCATTCTTTTTTGAAGTAGCAAAAAAATACATTGAAGTAGATCCTAACCCACTTATTTTCAAAATCTTAGGTGATAATGAATGGACTCAAGGCAACAAAGATGAGGCATTAAAATACTATGACAAGGCGCTTGCCAACAGTGAGACTGAAGAAAAGAAAGCAGACATACTCTTTCACATAGCCGCCAGACAAATGCAGAATGGCAATAAAGCTGCTGCCAAAAATTATGCGGAGAAAGCTCTGGCACAGTCTGCCGGTTATAGCAAAGCTTATAAACTCATAGGAGACCTTTACTACAGCAGTTTTAATGACTGCAAGAAAGGTGAAAGTAAAGTAGCAGACAGATCTATTTACTGGGCGGCGTACGACTACTATGAGAAGGCTGGCGACTCAGAGGCTATGAAGAGTGCAGCTCAGCAATTCCCAACCATAGAAGACATTTTTAATGAAAATTTAAAAGAGGGAGGAACGTATCAGGTAGGCTGCTGGATTAACAAGAGCACGGTTATTAGAAGAAATCCTAACTAA
- a CDS encoding acyl-CoA thioesterase: MSRIKISLPEVSVFQTEISIRITDLNYGGHVGNDNILSLMHECRMRFLANLGYTSEVNLEEKVGIIISDVAISYKSEGFYGDQLLVNISVDDFNKYGFDMYYELVNKATGKQVAIGKTGIVCMNYETRKVSTVPASLLQKLQS; this comes from the coding sequence ATGTCGAGAATAAAAATATCATTACCTGAAGTTAGCGTTTTCCAAACTGAGATATCCATTAGAATAACTGACCTTAATTATGGCGGTCATGTAGGCAACGACAATATTCTATCACTTATGCATGAGTGTAGAATGCGTTTTTTAGCTAACCTAGGCTACACCTCAGAGGTAAACCTGGAAGAGAAGGTTGGTATTATCATCTCAGATGTGGCTATTAGCTATAAATCAGAAGGCTTTTATGGAGATCAACTTTTGGTGAACATAAGTGTAGATGATTTCAATAAATACGGTTTTGACATGTACTACGAGCTGGTGAACAAAGCAACAGGTAAGCAGGTAGCTATAGGTAAAACCGGCATAGTGTGCATGAATTATGAGACGAGGAAAGTGAGCACAGTTCCAGCATCGCTACTACAGAAGCTACAAAGCTGA
- the rlmN gene encoding 23S rRNA (adenine(2503)-C(2))-methyltransferase RlmN: MIAQEEKKDIRQLNLDQIKEYFVSIGDKPFRAKQVYEWLWKKSAKDFDQMTNISLQTREKLKEAFVINHIAVDQMQRSNDGTIKNAVKLYDGMIVESVLIPTDTRITACISSQVGCSLDCNFCATARLKRMRNLNADEIYDQVVAIKEQSERFMDRPLTNIVFMGMGEPLLNYANVIESIEKITKPEGLGMSPKRITLSTVGIPKMIKKMADDEVKFNLAVSLHSAIDEVRTKLMPINEKNDLDDLKDALKHWYYKTKKKVTYEYVVWGGINDTEKDADALVKFCKVIPSKVNLIEYNPIDDGEYQQASEESLNIYIEKLKAADIVVNVRRSRGKDIDAACGQLANKS, from the coding sequence ATGATAGCACAAGAGGAGAAAAAGGACATCAGGCAGCTAAATCTGGATCAGATTAAAGAATACTTCGTAAGCATTGGCGATAAGCCATTTCGTGCCAAGCAAGTTTACGAATGGTTATGGAAAAAGTCTGCCAAGGACTTTGACCAGATGACCAATATTTCTCTTCAAACACGTGAGAAGCTCAAGGAGGCTTTTGTCATTAATCATATCGCCGTTGACCAAATGCAACGCAGCAACGACGGCACCATCAAAAATGCTGTAAAGCTCTATGATGGAATGATCGTAGAATCAGTGCTCATTCCTACTGACACCAGAATAACCGCTTGTATTTCATCTCAGGTGGGTTGTAGTCTGGATTGTAACTTCTGTGCCACCGCACGCCTGAAGCGCATGAGAAATCTTAATGCTGATGAGATTTATGACCAGGTAGTGGCTATCAAAGAGCAGAGTGAAAGGTTCATGGATAGACCGTTGACTAACATCGTTTTCATGGGCATGGGCGAACCGCTGCTTAATTATGCTAATGTTATTGAATCTATTGAAAAGATCACTAAGCCAGAAGGCCTGGGCATGTCACCCAAGAGAATCACATTATCTACGGTAGGCATTCCTAAAATGATCAAAAAAATGGCCGATGATGAGGTCAAGTTCAACCTGGCAGTATCGTTACATTCTGCCATTGATGAGGTAAGAACCAAGCTGATGCCCATCAATGAAAAGAACGACCTCGACGATCTAAAGGACGCACTAAAGCACTGGTATTATAAAACCAAAAAGAAAGTCACTTACGAATATGTAGTTTGGGGTGGCATTAACGATACAGAAAAAGACGCTGACGCCCTGGTGAAGTTTTGCAAGGTTATCCCCTCAAAAGTGAATCTTATAGAGTACAATCCAATCGATGATGGCGAGTATCAGCAAGCCTCTGAAGAATCTCTAAACATCTATATAGAAAAACTCAAAGCCGCTGACATAGTAGTGAATGTAAGAAGAAGCCGTGGTAAAGATATAGATGCCGCTTGTGGGCAGTTGGCGAATAAGAGTTAA
- a CDS encoding rhomboid family protein, with the protein MYSRGGFLEDFKSAFNRPNNAHVQLIIINVIVFVLIGILHVFLNEAYYKIYVYANVAMPSVPEAFLHKPWTLITYMFSHEGLFHILSNMLMLYWFGRIFVEYLGSDKLVAVYVLGGIFGGLFYLAAYNIFPYLNEHVAFMVGASAGVLAIIVATATLLPQYTIHLMFIGPVKIMYIALFAVVLSFLQVRGVNEGGNIAHLGGAFFGFLYIKQLQKGNDWGGWFTRFLNFIKSFFVPSRNIKVSYKKTKKSKSSSKGSSSTTAAPTSSHNQEEIDAILDKISEKGYESLSKEEKQKLFNASNR; encoded by the coding sequence ATGTACAGTAGAGGCGGTTTTTTAGAGGATTTTAAAAGTGCCTTCAATAGGCCGAATAATGCACATGTGCAGTTAATTATTATTAATGTAATTGTATTTGTGCTCATAGGAATACTTCACGTTTTTCTGAATGAGGCCTACTACAAAATTTATGTCTACGCCAATGTAGCTATGCCTTCCGTTCCGGAGGCTTTTCTGCATAAGCCCTGGACCTTAATCACATATATGTTTTCTCATGAAGGACTATTTCACATATTATCTAATATGCTGATGTTGTATTGGTTTGGGAGAATATTCGTAGAATATCTGGGTAGTGATAAACTGGTGGCTGTATATGTATTAGGTGGAATTTTTGGGGGACTTTTTTACCTGGCGGCATATAACATATTTCCCTACTTGAATGAGCATGTTGCTTTTATGGTGGGTGCATCCGCTGGTGTTTTAGCTATTATAGTGGCCACGGCCACATTGTTGCCCCAATATACTATTCATTTAATGTTTATAGGGCCGGTCAAAATTATGTACATCGCCCTTTTTGCAGTGGTTCTTTCATTCTTGCAGGTAAGAGGTGTTAATGAAGGTGGTAACATCGCTCATTTAGGAGGTGCATTTTTTGGTTTTCTTTACATTAAGCAGCTTCAGAAAGGAAATGATTGGGGAGGTTGGTTTACTCGTTTTCTCAATTTTATAAAAAGCTTCTTTGTGCCCTCCAGGAACATAAAAGTGAGTTACAAAAAGACCAAAAAGTCTAAATCAAGCAGTAAGGGTTCATCAAGTACTACAGCAGCACCCACCAGCTCACACAATCAGGAGGAAATAGATGCTATCTTGGATAAAATCTCTGAAAAAGGTTACGAGAGTTTATCTAAGGAGGAAAAACAGAAGTTGTTTAATGCGAGTAATAGGTAG
- a CDS encoding rhomboid family intramembrane serine protease, translating into MMQRLTPVVKNLLLINILVYILQYVFQNIQLHELLALWSWHSPAFRPYQFLTYMFVHDGFMHIFFNMLMLVFIGPILETTWGPKKFLIFYMVTGIGAGILYNGVGLYKSASLENDVNAYIEAPNPDNFALFLDDNGKIFNSTIYDFLNEFSKHPDDQSYITKSVQYAKAAYDYLPVGSMVGASGAVYGLLLALGILFPEMTVRLLFPPIPIKVKYLVFGLGAIEIYSQFMNKSGDGVAHLAHLGGIIFAFIMIKIWQKQGTNYR; encoded by the coding sequence ATGATGCAGAGACTCACACCGGTTGTTAAAAACCTGTTGCTGATAAATATATTGGTTTATATACTTCAGTATGTATTCCAAAATATTCAATTACATGAACTTTTAGCATTGTGGTCTTGGCATTCGCCAGCTTTTAGGCCCTATCAATTTCTCACCTACATGTTTGTGCATGATGGCTTTATGCATATTTTCTTCAATATGCTAATGTTGGTGTTTATAGGTCCTATTTTAGAGACTACCTGGGGGCCGAAGAAATTCCTTATCTTTTATATGGTTACTGGAATAGGAGCAGGTATTCTGTATAATGGTGTGGGCCTGTATAAATCTGCTAGTCTTGAAAACGACGTTAATGCTTACATAGAAGCGCCAAACCCTGATAATTTTGCTCTTTTTCTGGATGATAATGGTAAGATTTTTAATTCGACTATATATGATTTTTTAAATGAATTTTCAAAGCATCCTGATGACCAGAGCTATATAACCAAAAGTGTTCAGTATGCAAAAGCAGCTTATGACTACCTGCCTGTAGGCTCTATGGTAGGAGCATCTGGTGCTGTCTATGGTCTTTTATTAGCCTTGGGAATCTTGTTTCCTGAAATGACAGTGCGGCTGTTGTTTCCACCTATTCCAATTAAGGTGAAATATCTGGTATTTGGATTAGGCGCCATAGAAATTTACTCACAATTTATGAATAAATCAGGTGATGGAGTGGCGCACCTGGCCCATTTAGGAGGAATTATATTTGCTTTTATAATGATCAAAATCTGGCAAAAGCAAGGAACTAATTATAGATAG